In Kryptolebias marmoratus isolate JLee-2015 linkage group LG4, ASM164957v2, whole genome shotgun sequence, the following proteins share a genomic window:
- the errfi1a gene encoding ERBB receptor feedback inhibitor 1a isoform X1 → MRSDCTWSMSTVGLTAQEISFPITNPFLRGSYCHSMAGSKPSWSYRHEPTENFYFSMDTPNIDHSYRPQQKGPPPSYERHKHSPSTQRLPPKKSRPTHLTLSCNADSPAPSPADDDQVVPSFQRLSFNEYSSPPVTPDRCSKPLPPIPPQTDISPEQAMDNEVEFFTSTDESRCLVDDVDQCFKVSPFRHGLPSRRSFRDCGQINYAYYDGPLGPQSHHQPQQPQQHHQTHPPQEVREHHEQKQQEPPEPAVCPRPQDKAQRRLRRCHSGPAGSLHKPSLLRLTCARRHASGMDKPEVPPPIPPRILKSGDIRRWSAEVSPGAYSDEDKPPKLPPRDHVSRGSSRTPSPKSLPSYINGVMPPTQSFAPDPKYVSGRVGLHRQNSEGSPCILPVMENGKKASATHYYLLPQRSAFTDSPCDCHTKRKVDLV, encoded by the exons ATGCGATCCGACTGTACCTGGAGCATGTCCACAGTGGGCCTGACTGCCCAGGAGATCTCTTTTCCCATCACAAACCCCTTCCTCCGGGGCAGCTACTGTCATAGCATGGCTGGATCCAAGCCCTCCTGGTCCTATCGCCATGAGCCCACGGAGAA CTTCTACTTTTCTATGGACACTCCAAACATAGATCACAGCTATCGACCACAGCAAAAGGGGCCACCACCAAGTTACGAGA GACACAAACACAGTCCCAGCACACAAAGATTACCTCCAAAGAAATCCCGGCCCACCCATCTGACCCTGTCCTGCAATGCGGACTCACCCGCTCCAAGTCCTGCTGATGACGACCAGGTGGTCCCCTCATTCCAGAGGCTCTCATTCAACGAGTACAGCAGCCCGCCAGTGACGCCAGACAGATGTTCGAAGCCTCTTCCGCCCATCCCCCCACAAACAGACATCTCCCCTGAGCAGGCTATGGACAATGAGGTAGAATTTTTCACAAGTACGGACGAAAGCCGCTGCCTTGTGGACGATGTTGACCAGTGTTTCAAAGTGTCTCCTTTTCGACACGGACTTCCCAGCCGAAGGAGCTTCAGGGACTGTGGGCAGATTAACTATGCTTATTATGATGGTCCTTTAGGGCCACAAAGCCACCATCAGCCCCAACAGCCCCAACAGCACCATCAGACACATCCACCACAGGAAGTGCGAGAACATCATGAACAGAAGCAACAGGAACCACCCGAGCCGGCGGTCTGTCCAAGACCGCAGGACAAGGCTCAGAGGAGACTACGACGTTGTCACTCAGGCCCAGCAGGCTCTTTACACAAGCCCTCACTGCTGCGCCTCACTTGCGCCAGACGTCACGCCAGCGGTATGGATAAACCAGAAGTGCCACCCCCTATCCCTCCACGTATACTCAAGAGCGGAGATATCCGTCGCTGGTCAGCAGAGGTCTCGCCTGGGGCTTACAGCGATGAGGACAAACCACCCAAGCTGCCCCCAAGGGACCATGTGTCCAGAGGAAGTTCACGCACTCCCAGCCCCAAGAGCCTCCCCTCATACATTAACGGCGTGATGCCCCCTACACAAAGCTTTGCACCCGATCCGAAGTACGTAAGCGGTCGGGTCGGTTTACACAGACAGAACAGTGAGGGCTCTCCTTGCATCCTTCCTGTGATGGAGAACGGCAAGAAGGCCAGCGCCACTCATTACTACCTTCTGCCTCAGCGGTCTGCTTTCACAGACTCACCTTGTGACTGCCACACCAAGAGGAAAGtggatttagtttag
- the LOC108231550 gene encoding mucin-5AC: MNLSSKKNRRRHDLSVVRKIRQVPANTVSPNGTAQSLETISGLTTNGVMSTASTDQSSPSTNTEVYTTSPSANPPVSTQFTHKSTAQSPSSVVTTTILQPSNSQETFTTNLPSTTVRPSTLVTSERTTETIHSTKPTFTLTTNSQSAVTNTNETETTSSPVTTPFTPTSSTHNLETNAASTGTGPQTSTSKEASSANSSPTGTSTPVTTFTPSGTAQSLETTSGLTTNGVMSTASTDQSIPSTGAEVYSTSPSTNPPVSTQFTHKSTAQSPSSVVTTTILQPSNSQETFTTNLPSTTVRPSTLVTSERTTETIHSTKPTFTLTTNSQSAVTNTNETETTSSPVTTPFTPTSSTHNLETNAASTGTGPQTSTSKEASSANSSPTGTSTPVTTFTPSGTAQSLETTSGLTTNGVMSTASTDQSSPSTVTEVYSTSPSTNPPVSTQFTHKSTAQSPSSVVTTTILQPSNSQETFTTNLPSTTVRPSTLVTSERTTETIHSTKPTFTLTTNSQSAVTNTNETETTSSPVTTPFTPTSSTHNLETNAASTGTGPQTSTSKEASSANSSPTGTSTPVTTFTPSGTAQSLETTSGLTTNGVMSTASTDQSSPSTVTEVYSTSPSTNPPVSTQNAASTGTSPKTSTIIEASSTNSSPTGTSTHISDITTVSLSNATSVQTTLTTTPSCADCQCNFGSCFYNVTLGSCQCLCQNFVFGDNCTFGQNEVSAQVDTERLPARKVNVSLEIFITYEDAFNDLSSTESLAFISKLEPELEALCKKANPRAFKEVKIIKLLKGSVVAESVAQYNYENNETQIQFLNTQLDRALTDVLTDTKNLEPISQAFGTSTVLLHELTLQPPPVTSITDLKPYVNCSEFANYTAEINDGKWECAGTCKTNPGFCHQHGDCFNDILKGPVCKCYENKFEQYYGPRCEFFRRGQAFYGALFGSLAAAVLLIIVIIIAIILIRRQHTSRWKISSPFRQNLQFFEEDFFDFSEKRNKLGIPGSYKSL, encoded by the exons GTGAGCACTCAGTTTACTCACAAATCTACAGCTCAAAGTCCTAGTTCAGTTGTAACTACAACTATTTTGCAGCCATCAAATAGCCaggaaacatttacaacaaatttgCCCTCCACCACAGTAAGGCCATCAACGTTAGTTACATCAGAAAGGACCACCGAAACCATACATTCAACCAAACCAACATTTACGCTTACTACAAACAGTCAATCAGCAGTAACCAATACGAATGAGACGGAAACAACATCATCACCAGTGACCACTCCTTTCACTCCAACATCCTCAACACACAACTTGGAAACAAATGCTGCAAGCACTGGAACAGGTCCCCAGACATCGACCTCTAAGGAAGCTTCTTCAGCCAATTCTTCGCCAACAGGAACATCAACACCTGTGACAACCTTTACACCTAGTGGAACAGCACAATCATTGGAAACAACATCTGGGCTAACTACAAATGGTGTGATGTCAACAGCCAGCACCGATCAGTCAATTCCGTCAACAGGGGCAGAGGTTTACAGCACATCACCCTCTACAAACCCTCCTGTGAGCACTCAGTTTACTCACAAATCTACAGCTCAAAGTCCTAGTTCAGTTGTAACTACAACTATTTTGCAGCCATCAAATAGCCaggaaacatttacaacaaatttgCCCTCCACCACAGTAAGGCCATCAACGTTAGTTACATCAGAAAGGACCACCGAAACCATACATTCAACCAAACCAACATTTACGCTTACTACAAACAGTCAATCAGCAGTAACCAATACGAATGAGACGGAAACAACATCATCACCAGTGACCACTCCTTTCACTCCAACATCCTCAACACACAACTTGGAAACAAATGCTGCAAGCACTGGAACAGGTCCCCAGACATCGACCTCTAAGGAAGCTTCTTCAGCCAATTCTTCGCCAACAGGAACATCAACACCTGTGACAACCTTTACACCTAGTGGAACAGCACAATCATTGGAAACAACATCTGGGCTAACTACAAATGGTGTGATGTCAACAGCCAGCACAGATCAGTCGTCTCCGTCCACAGTGACAGAGGTTTACAGCACATCACCCTCTACAAACCCTCCTGTGAGCACTCAGTTTACTCACAAATCTACAGCTCAAAGTCCTAGTTCAGTTGTAACTACAACTATTTTGCAGCCATCAAATAGCCaggaaacatttacaacaaatttgCCCTCCACCACAGTAAGGCCATCAACGTTAGTTACATCAGAAAGGACCACCGAAACCATACATTCAACCAAACCAACATTTACGCTTACTACAAACAGTCAATCAGCAGTAACCAATACGAATGAGACGGAAACAACATCATCACCAGTGACCACTCCTTTCACTCCAACATCCTCAACACACAACTTGGAAACAAATGCTGCAAGCACTGGAACAGGTCCCCAGACATCGACCTCTAAGGAAGCTTCTTCAGCCAATTCTTCGCCAACAGGAACATCAACACCTGTGACAACCTTTACACCTAGTGGAACAGCACAATCATTGGAAACAACATCTGGGCTAACTACAAATGGTGTGATGTCAACAGCCAGCACAGATCAGTCGTCTCCGTCCACAGTGACAGAGGTTTACAGCACATCACCCTCTACAAACCCTCCTGTGAGCACTCAGAATGCTGCCAGCACTGGAACAAGTCCTAAGACATCGACCATTATAGAGGCTTCTTCAACCAATTCTTCACCAACAGGAACATCAACACATATTTCAGATATTACAACAGTTTCTCTCTCCAATGCTACTTCAGTGCAGACAACACTAACTACAACTCCTTCTTGTGCAGACTGTCAGTGTAATTTTGGCTCCTGTTTTTACAATGTGACTCTTGGAAGCTGTCAGTGCCTAtgtcaaaactttgtttttggagATAACTGCACTTTTGGACAAAATGAAGTTTCTGCCCAAGTTG ATACTGAAAGACTGCCTGCTCGAAAAGTCAATGTTTCTTTGGAAATCTTTATCACTTATGAAGatgcttttaatgatttaagcTCAACTGAATCATTGGCATTCATCAGCAAACTGGAACCAGAG ctggaAGCGCTGTGCAAGAAGGCAAACCCACGGGCCTTTAAAGAGGTGAAAATTATCAAATTATT AAAAGGAAGTGTTGTTGCAGAAAGCGTGGCGCAGTACAACTatgaaaacaatgaaacacaaatccAGTTTCTCAACACCCAGCTTGATCGTGCGCTGACTGATGTGTTGACTGACACAAAGAACCTCGAACCCATTTCACAGGCTTTTGGGACAAGCACAGTGTTGTTACACGAACTCACCTTGCAGCCGCCTCCAGTTACAA GTATTACGGACCTGAAGCCTTATGTTAACTGCTCTGAGTTTGCCAATTACACTGCTGAGATTAATGATGGTAAATGGGAATGTGCTGGAACTTGCAAAACAAACCCTGGTTTCTGTCATCAGCATGGAGATTGTTTCAATGACATTCTCAAAGGGCCTGTGTGCAA GTgctatgaaaataaatttgagcAGTACTACGGTCCTCGGTGTGAGTTCTTCCGCAGAGGTCAAGCTTTCTACGGAGCTCTGTTTGGATCACTGGCAGCTGCAGTGCTGCTTATAATTGTCATCATCATTGCCATCATTTTAATAAGGAGACAACACACGAGTCGCTG gaaaATCAGCAGCCCCTTCAGAcaaaatctgcagttttttgAGGAAGATTTTTTTGATTTCTCTGAAAAAC GTAATAAACTGGGGATTCCAGGAAGTTACAAGAGTTTATAG
- the errfi1a gene encoding ERBB receptor feedback inhibitor 1a isoform X2 — MDTPNIDHSYRPQQKGPPPSYERHKHSPSTQRLPPKKSRPTHLTLSCNADSPAPSPADDDQVVPSFQRLSFNEYSSPPVTPDRCSKPLPPIPPQTDISPEQAMDNEVEFFTSTDESRCLVDDVDQCFKVSPFRHGLPSRRSFRDCGQINYAYYDGPLGPQSHHQPQQPQQHHQTHPPQEVREHHEQKQQEPPEPAVCPRPQDKAQRRLRRCHSGPAGSLHKPSLLRLTCARRHASGMDKPEVPPPIPPRILKSGDIRRWSAEVSPGAYSDEDKPPKLPPRDHVSRGSSRTPSPKSLPSYINGVMPPTQSFAPDPKYVSGRVGLHRQNSEGSPCILPVMENGKKASATHYYLLPQRSAFTDSPCDCHTKRKVDLV; from the exons ATGGACACTCCAAACATAGATCACAGCTATCGACCACAGCAAAAGGGGCCACCACCAAGTTACGAGA GACACAAACACAGTCCCAGCACACAAAGATTACCTCCAAAGAAATCCCGGCCCACCCATCTGACCCTGTCCTGCAATGCGGACTCACCCGCTCCAAGTCCTGCTGATGACGACCAGGTGGTCCCCTCATTCCAGAGGCTCTCATTCAACGAGTACAGCAGCCCGCCAGTGACGCCAGACAGATGTTCGAAGCCTCTTCCGCCCATCCCCCCACAAACAGACATCTCCCCTGAGCAGGCTATGGACAATGAGGTAGAATTTTTCACAAGTACGGACGAAAGCCGCTGCCTTGTGGACGATGTTGACCAGTGTTTCAAAGTGTCTCCTTTTCGACACGGACTTCCCAGCCGAAGGAGCTTCAGGGACTGTGGGCAGATTAACTATGCTTATTATGATGGTCCTTTAGGGCCACAAAGCCACCATCAGCCCCAACAGCCCCAACAGCACCATCAGACACATCCACCACAGGAAGTGCGAGAACATCATGAACAGAAGCAACAGGAACCACCCGAGCCGGCGGTCTGTCCAAGACCGCAGGACAAGGCTCAGAGGAGACTACGACGTTGTCACTCAGGCCCAGCAGGCTCTTTACACAAGCCCTCACTGCTGCGCCTCACTTGCGCCAGACGTCACGCCAGCGGTATGGATAAACCAGAAGTGCCACCCCCTATCCCTCCACGTATACTCAAGAGCGGAGATATCCGTCGCTGGTCAGCAGAGGTCTCGCCTGGGGCTTACAGCGATGAGGACAAACCACCCAAGCTGCCCCCAAGGGACCATGTGTCCAGAGGAAGTTCACGCACTCCCAGCCCCAAGAGCCTCCCCTCATACATTAACGGCGTGATGCCCCCTACACAAAGCTTTGCACCCGATCCGAAGTACGTAAGCGGTCGGGTCGGTTTACACAGACAGAACAGTGAGGGCTCTCCTTGCATCCTTCCTGTGATGGAGAACGGCAAGAAGGCCAGCGCCACTCATTACTACCTTCTGCCTCAGCGGTCTGCTTTCACAGACTCACCTTGTGACTGCCACACCAAGAGGAAAGtggatttagtttag